The following proteins are encoded in a genomic region of Nicotiana sylvestris chromosome 4, ASM39365v2, whole genome shotgun sequence:
- the LOC104216539 gene encoding F-box/FBD/LRR-repeat protein At1g13570-like has product MTQDSKGVAVAGDKEDRISYLPRNVIDHILDSLPIQDAARTSIPSKNWRYICSILPSFVLNKLFCNKLAARSQYVFKETIDKILLQHLGDVVIFDLDVSGVQLSLCPDIDRWMLYVTRNGVKKLTLNMSNNGKVPQGLPFTLNCLWHLRLGVNFSQMGQISYTLELIKSSHKLSKLEIWGKELDSQDLKGTQAIIFGWAL; this is encoded by the exons ATGACTCAAG ATAGTAAAGGAGTTGCGGTTGCAGGGGACAAAGAAGATCGAATCAGTTATCTGCCAAGAAATGTTATAGATCATATTCTTGACTCCCTGCCTATTCAAGATGCAGCAAGAACTAGTATTCCATCAAAAAACTGGAGATATATTTGTTCCATACTTCCAAGTTTTGTGCTGAATAAGCTCTTCTGCAACAAATTAGCAGCAAGATCTCAATATGTCTTCAAAGAAACTATAGATAAGATTCTCTTACAGCATCTTGGAGATGTGGTGATATTTGATCTGGATGTCTCAGGAGTACAGTTGTCTTTGTGTCCCGATATTGATAGATGGATGCTCTATGTCACCAGAAACGGTGTCAAGAAGCTAACCCTTAACATGTCAAATAACG GTAAAGTTCCACAAGGGCTTCCTTTTACACTCAACTGCTTGTGGCATCTAAGGCTAGGTGTAAACTTCAGCCAAATGGGTCAGATTTCTTACACTCTCGAGTTGATTAAGAGCTCCCACAAATTGAGTAAACTTGAGATTTGG GGAAAAGAATTAGACAGCCAAGATTTGAAGGGTACACAAGCCATAATATTTGGATGGGCTCTATAA